In the genome of Tannockella kyphosi, one region contains:
- a CDS encoding BglG family transcription antiterminator, whose translation MKKRLLSILTILCNSNQFVSSDMLAKELSVSTRTIRSDISEINSDFRKIGICIESNTKKGYFIEKKDEVIAYIGKLGVDQYMPIDPFERRVYLLTFFACVNQFSTINEICKTLYCAQTTIQNDVRYIKDLLLEYKKNSKHEEDKDYIYLFNEIVKSYLSTEESIVLLSSITGYITNDVSVSKKVEDTYKDIYQLFAKNNLTISNKNLITITVLCVLMVIRDKFNPGTSSNSVDRYHPLTKSVYEIIVKNFSASFSNDDLRYIDKIISNSIKSDDKINSNLFEDDVKEFISLIKDTYGLDFSLNSSFIEQINYHIVYLMQRLNDDVDEFNPLTEEIKSKFYLASEMSILLKKIIHQNHGLNMNDSEISYITLHVAAALEIINIKTKILIVSDLENSNLRYLKIKLNNYFVGKIEIINCVSKIYYENEEIEDKYDIILSTDLLKKKGDDIIVKINPFVQQSDLNKIKRYVNFYSVNIVDLESYFDYFDERLFFTGEKEMNYYEALYFLTQKMYEYGYFSDVEKYYQAIIEREEAYSTIMSNGVAIPHTMLLDSNSTMSAVMVLKKPIYHLNRKIEVIVLNGIKSDENLNKLYLLIEKLGTSKKTKLLAKSNSLSEFIFRI comes from the coding sequence TTGAAGAAAAGATTATTAAGTATACTCACAATCTTATGTAATTCCAATCAATTTGTATCCAGTGATATGTTGGCAAAAGAGTTATCAGTTAGTACAAGAACGATTAGAAGTGATATTTCTGAAATAAATTCTGATTTTAGAAAAATAGGGATATGCATAGAAAGCAACACAAAAAAAGGATATTTTATCGAAAAAAAAGATGAAGTCATAGCATATATTGGTAAGCTAGGAGTAGATCAATATATGCCTATTGATCCATTTGAAAGAAGGGTATATTTACTTACTTTCTTTGCCTGCGTCAATCAATTTAGTACGATTAATGAAATATGTAAAACACTATATTGCGCTCAAACGACTATTCAAAATGATGTAAGATACATTAAGGATTTACTTTTAGAGTATAAAAAGAATTCTAAACATGAAGAAGACAAGGATTACATATACTTATTTAACGAGATAGTAAAAAGTTATTTAAGTACTGAGGAAAGTATTGTGTTGTTATCTAGCATAACTGGTTATATTACTAATGATGTTAGTGTATCCAAGAAAGTAGAAGATACTTATAAAGATATATATCAATTGTTTGCTAAGAATAATTTAACAATATCAAATAAAAATTTAATCACCATAACTGTTTTATGTGTTTTGATGGTTATAAGAGATAAATTTAATCCTGGGACATCTTCAAATAGTGTGGACAGATATCATCCACTTACAAAAAGTGTATATGAAATTATAGTGAAAAACTTTAGTGCATCATTTTCAAATGATGATTTAAGATATATTGATAAAATAATTAGTAATTCCATTAAAAGTGATGATAAAATAAATTCCAATTTATTTGAAGACGATGTAAAAGAGTTTATATCTCTTATAAAAGATACTTATGGATTAGATTTTAGTTTAAATAGTAGCTTTATTGAACAAATTAATTATCATATTGTCTACTTAATGCAAAGATTAAATGACGATGTTGATGAGTTTAATCCGTTAACAGAAGAAATAAAAAGTAAGTTTTATTTAGCTAGTGAAATGAGCATCTTGTTAAAAAAAATAATCCATCAAAATCATGGATTGAATATGAATGATTCAGAAATATCATACATAACTTTACATGTAGCGGCAGCACTAGAAATTATAAATATAAAAACAAAAATCTTAATAGTTTCTGATTTAGAGAACAGTAATTTGAGGTATTTAAAAATTAAGTTAAATAATTATTTTGTTGGTAAAATTGAGATAATTAATTGCGTATCTAAAATATATTATGAAAATGAAGAGATAGAAGATAAGTATGATATTATTTTAAGCACTGATCTCTTGAAGAAAAAGGGGGATGATATTATTGTAAAAATAAATCCCTTTGTCCAACAAAGTGATTTAAATAAAATAAAAAGGTATGTAAATTTCTATTCAGTAAATATAGTGGATTTAGAGAGCTATTTTGATTATTTTGATGAGAGACTATTTTTCACAGGTGAAAAAGAAATGAATTATTATGAAGCCTTATATTTTTTGACACAGAAAATGTATGAATATGGATATTTTTCGGATGTAGAAAAGTATTATCAGGCAATAATAGAAAGAGAGGAAGCATATTCTACTATTATGTCTAATGGTGTTGCCATTCCTCATACCATGCTATTAGACAGTAATTCAACAATGTCAGCAGTGATGGTTTTAAAGAAACCAATATATCATTTAAACAGAAAAATAGAAGTAATAGTTTTAAATGGTATAAAAAGTGATGAAAATTTAAACAAATTGTATTTATTAATAGAAAAGCTTGGTACATCTAAGAAGACGAAGCTACTGGCTAAGTCAAATTCTCTTTCGGAATTTATATTTAGAATATAG
- a CDS encoding PTS lactose/cellobiose transporter subunit IIA encodes MENISMNLILHSGNATTLGYEALDLIKNDDYDQAKELLKEAQKEQSLAHKVQTELLVAHAKNEKVELDILLVHAQCHLMNSILLVDMAEKMIEIFEFKSKNK; translated from the coding sequence ATGGAAAATATATCTATGAATCTTATTTTACATTCAGGTAATGCCACTACTCTTGGTTATGAGGCGTTAGATTTAATAAAGAATGATGATTATGACCAAGCTAAAGAGTTGTTAAAAGAAGCACAAAAAGAACAATCTCTTGCCCATAAAGTACAAACTGAATTATTGGTTGCTCATGCAAAAAATGAAAAAGTTGAGTTGGATATTCTGTTGGTGCATGCACAATGTCATTTAATGAATTCGATTTTATTAGTTGATATGGCTGAAAAAATGATAGAAATATTCGAGTTTAAAAGTAAAAACAAATAG
- the trmB gene encoding tRNA (guanosine(46)-N7)-methyltransferase TrmB has translation MRLRNNPKALDILEENKEFVVLEPTKFKNKWSQVFNNDHPIYIEVGMGKGDFIYNNAVKYPDINFIGIEKYPSVLAIATKKVQTSGVLPNLRLMSYDAIELLEVFEENEISLVYLNFSDPWPKSRHAKRRLTSETFLPIYQNIINQQGHLEFKTDNRGLFEYSLVSFQNYGMKFEQVFLDLHQTVEAENNIMTEYERKFCEKGPIYKFVGRFEA, from the coding sequence ATGAGATTAAGAAACAATCCAAAAGCATTGGATATTTTAGAAGAAAATAAGGAATTTGTGGTTTTAGAACCAACAAAATTTAAAAATAAATGGAGTCAAGTTTTTAATAATGATCATCCTATTTATATTGAAGTAGGTATGGGGAAAGGGGATTTCATTTATAACAATGCTGTTAAATATCCAGATATTAATTTTATTGGAATAGAGAAATATCCATCCGTACTAGCGATTGCTACTAAAAAAGTACAAACTAGTGGTGTTTTACCAAACTTACGTTTAATGAGCTATGATGCAATAGAATTGTTAGAAGTATTTGAAGAAAATGAAATATCATTAGTGTATTTAAATTTTAGTGATCCTTGGCCAAAGTCAAGACATGCTAAACGTCGTTTAACATCAGAAACTTTTTTACCTATTTATCAAAATATTATAAATCAACAAGGACATTTAGAATTTAAAACAGATAACAGAGGTTTGTTTGAATATTCTTTAGTTTCATTCCAAAACTATGGCATGAAATTTGAACAAGTATTTTTAGATTTACATCAAACTGTTGAAGCTGAAAATAATATTATGACGGAGTATGAACGTAAATTCTGTGAGAAAGGACCAATATATAAATTTGTTGGTAGATTTGAGGCATAA
- a CDS encoding IS3 family transposase (programmed frameshift), whose amino-acid sequence MRRERRIFTTAFKKQMVDLYHGGKPRADIIREYDLTPSAFAKWIRQSESTGSFKEKDNLSIEQKELAKLRKRNKQLEMENDIFKASGADNGTKIKVILANKHKYSISAMCRFLNIARSSVYYHPVKRDEDIEISNNIKNIFQQSRNNYGARKIKIELSKIDLVVSRRRIRRIMNELGLVSNYMVKQYKVTKTTCNNDLIDNVVNREFDREKSLDVVVSDLTYVNVLGKWNYVCLLIGLYNREIIGYSCGKHKTADLVKKAFTTVNRDINAIKIFHSDKGSEFKNKIIDEILTVFNIERSLSAKGCPYDNAVAEATYKVFKTEFAFNRVFNSFEELELELFDYINWFNNIRIHGSLNYMTPVEYRQMSL is encoded by the exons ATGAGAAGAGAAAGACGTATTTTTACAACTGCATTTAAAAAACAAATGGTTGATTTGTATCACGGTGGCAAACCAAGAGCAGATATTATCCGTGAATACGATCTAACACCTTCCGCTTTTGCTAAGTGGATTAGGCAATCTGAATCAACTGGTTCATTTAAAGAAAAAGATAATTTATCTATTGAACAAAAAGAACTAGCTAAGTTAAGAAAACGTAATAAACAATTAGAAATGGAAAATGATATTT TTAAAGCAAGCGGCGCTGATAATGGGACGAAAATAAAAGTTATTTTAGCGAACAAACATAAGTACAGTATTAGCGCCATGTGTAGATTTTTAAACATAGCTAGATCAAGTGTTTATTATCATCCTGTTAAAAGAGATGAAGATATTGAAATTTCAAATAATATTAAAAATATATTTCAACAAAGTAGAAACAACTATGGTGCTAGAAAGATAAAAATAGAGTTATCTAAAATTGATTTAGTTGTGAGTAGACGTCGTATTCGTCGTATTATGAATGAATTAGGGTTAGTATCTAATTACATGGTGAAACAGTATAAAGTAACTAAAACAACATGTAATAATGACCTTATTGATAATGTTGTCAATCGAGAGTTTGATAGAGAAAAAAGTCTTGACGTAGTAGTGAGTGATTTAACCTATGTAAATGTTTTAGGCAAGTGGAATTATGTATGTCTACTAATCGGTCTTTATAACAGAGAGATTATAGGATATTCCTGTGGGAAACATAAGACAGCAGATTTAGTGAAAAAAGCATTTACTACAGTTAATAGAGATATCAATGCTATTAAAATATTTCATTCAGACAAGGGCAGTGAATTTAAAAATAAAATCATAGATGAAATATTAACAGTGTTTAATATTGAACGTTCATTAAGTGCTAAGGGATGTCCGTATGATAATGCAGTAGCAGAGGCTACGTACAAAGTATTCAAGACGGAATTTGCTTTCAATCGTGTATTCAATAGTTTTGAAGAACTGGAACTTGAATTGTTCGATTATATTAACTGGTTCAACAATATTAGAATTCATGGATCATTAAATTACATGACACCTGTAGAATATCGCCAAATGTCCTTATAA
- a CDS encoding PTS sugar transporter subunit IIB, whose translation MRILLICAGGFSTSLLVSKMIDHANAIGDSPVIEAHAVSDLGNLIDDFDVVLLGPQIAHKLKSVKETYGHLGKPIAVIEHIDYGLVRGKETYEKAVKMIKENN comes from the coding sequence ATGAGAATTTTACTAATATGTGCAGGAGGATTTTCTACAAGTTTATTAGTTTCTAAAATGATAGATCATGCTAATGCAATAGGGGATAGCCCAGTTATTGAAGCACACGCAGTTTCTGATTTGGGAAATTTAATTGATGATTTTGATGTGGTGTTGTTAGGGCCTCAAATTGCTCATAAATTAAAAAGTGTTAAAGAAACATACGGACATTTAGGTAAACCAATTGCAGTGATTGAACACATTGATTATGGATTGGTTCGTGGGAAAGAAACGTATGAAAAAGCAGTAAAAATGATTAAAGAAAATAACTAG
- a CDS encoding reverse transcriptase domain-containing protein: protein MVHQMIVQVLTPIYEPIFSEHSYGFRPGRNCEMAIIKVLEHMNEGLHWMVDIDLEKFFDNVHHDKLIRLVSQQVKDGDVISLIRKFLRSGIMIDDEYKESTIGTPQGGNLSPLLSNIMLDVLDKELEARQLNFVRYAADVQILVGSQKAADRVIENVSRYIRWCERTINKLIIYLLLDYPWYNILDIER, encoded by the coding sequence ATGGTACACCAAATGATAGTGCAAGTATTAACACCAATCTATGAACCAATATTTAGTGAACATAGCTATGGGTTCAGACCGGGTAGAAACTGTGAGATGGCAATCATAAAAGTGTTAGAGCACATGAATGAAGGATTGCATTGGATGGTAGATATTGACTTAGAGAAATTCTTTGATAATGTTCATCATGATAAACTAATTCGACTAGTGAGTCAACAGGTAAAAGATGGTGATGTAATATCCCTAATTAGAAAATTCCTAAGAAGTGGAATCATGATTGATGACGAATATAAAGAATCAACAATCGGAACGCCACAGGGTGGAAATCTTAGTCCATTATTATCAAATATTATGCTTGATGTGTTGGACAAAGAATTAGAAGCAAGACAACTAAACTTCGTAAGATATGCCGCTGATGTGCAAATATTGGTAGGAAGTCAAAAAGCAGCAGATAGAGTAATAGAGAATGTTAGTAGGTACATACGGTGGTGTGAGAGGACGATAAATAAATTAATTATTTATCTCCTACTCGATTATCCGTGGTATAATATTTTAGATATAGAAAGGTAG
- a CDS encoding IS1634 family transposase: MELEKQIEQDFQFSKFVVCAAAGLNGWENKVYNDKKKNGAYIVTQPIKKLKKNLKEWSIDPSGWKLLGSDTLYDISVLEDITMIHGVAYQTSNLVFYKNRWEKTTKKTTQQSSKYTLEEHLIVTYSTKYQKYQSHIRDKKIERAKKLLNNPGKIGTDNPRNPKYYIQSMNTTTNGEVAKETYYSINYEKIVQESTYDGFYAVVTDLEDTDLSIIIQSNKQRWEIEESFEIMKSELKTRPIYVSKEESINGHLLTCFLSLLVYRILEKEYLQEKYTCNEIISTLRELNVTHINGCNYIPSFKRTIIVNEMAELFGFQPSREILTQKYLNKFTRVVNSKQSTKIK, translated from the coding sequence ATGGAATTAGAAAAACAAATCGAACAAGATTTTCAATTTTCAAAGTTTGTTGTATGTGCTGCTGCAGGATTAAATGGATGGGAAAATAAAGTATATAATGATAAAAAGAAAAATGGTGCTTATATTGTAACCCAACCAATCAAAAAACTAAAAAAGAATCTTAAAGAATGGTCTATAGATCCAAGTGGCTGGAAACTATTGGGAAGTGATACACTTTATGATATAAGTGTTTTAGAAGATATTACTATGATCCATGGTGTTGCCTATCAAACATCAAATCTTGTTTTCTATAAAAATCGATGGGAAAAGACAACAAAGAAAACAACACAGCAGTCATCAAAATACACATTAGAAGAACATCTTATCGTAACCTACAGCACGAAGTATCAAAAATATCAATCACATATACGAGATAAGAAAATAGAACGTGCAAAGAAGTTATTAAACAACCCAGGGAAGATAGGTACAGATAATCCCAGAAATCCAAAGTATTACATTCAAAGTATGAATACAACTACGAATGGAGAAGTAGCGAAAGAAACTTATTATTCTATTAATTATGAAAAAATAGTACAAGAAAGTACGTATGATGGTTTTTATGCAGTAGTAACAGATTTAGAAGATACGGATTTATCCATTATTATCCAATCAAACAAACAGAGATGGGAAATAGAAGAAAGTTTTGAAATCATGAAAAGTGAATTAAAAACAAGACCGATTTATGTATCTAAAGAAGAATCTATTAATGGTCACCTATTAACATGCTTTCTTTCATTATTAGTATATAGAATCTTGGAAAAAGAATATTTACAAGAGAAATACACATGTAATGAAATCATTTCAACATTACGAGAACTGAATGTTACACATATAAATGGCTGTAATTATATTCCTTCCTTTAAAAGAACAATAATTGTGAATGAAATGGCAGAATTATTTGGATTCCAACCATCTAGAGAGATACTTACACAAAAATATTTAAATAAATTTACAAGAGTAGTGAATTCAAAACAAAGTACGAAAATAAAATAA
- a CDS encoding pseudouridine synthase: protein MRLDKLLAHCGIGTRSEVKKYIRKGYVCVNEQIIKKDDYKIDVEKDVVYFDNELIEYRQYVYLMLNKPAGYISATKDNVHPTVLELIEGYDNYDLFPVGRLDIDTEGFLIISNDGDFAHRLLAPSRNHDKVYYAKIEGVVDQYDVETFYKGVEIDTGYVCKSSKLTILSTDEDSSEIEVVIQEGKFHQVKKMFDAIGKPVTYLKRTQIRSIELDQSLELGEFRELDEQEINDLFDEL, encoded by the coding sequence ATGCGATTAGATAAGTTATTAGCACACTGCGGTATTGGTACTCGTAGCGAGGTGAAAAAATATATTCGAAAAGGATACGTTTGTGTAAATGAACAAATTATAAAAAAGGACGATTATAAAATTGATGTAGAAAAGGATGTAGTTTATTTTGATAATGAATTAATAGAATATCGTCAATATGTCTATTTAATGTTAAATAAACCAGCTGGTTATATTAGTGCTACAAAAGATAATGTTCATCCTACTGTTTTAGAATTAATAGAAGGTTATGATAATTATGATTTATTTCCTGTAGGAAGATTAGATATTGATACGGAAGGATTTTTAATAATTAGTAATGATGGTGATTTTGCACATCGTTTACTTGCTCCTAGTAGAAATCATGATAAAGTTTATTATGCTAAAATAGAAGGGGTAGTAGATCAATATGATGTTGAAACTTTTTATAAAGGAGTAGAAATTGATACTGGCTATGTTTGTAAAAGCTCTAAGTTAACAATTCTTTCCACGGATGAAGATTCTAGTGAAATAGAAGTAGTAATACAAGAAGGTAAATTTCATCAAGTTAAAAAAATGTTTGATGCGATTGGTAAACCTGTTACTTATTTAAAAAGAACTCAGATTCGTTCCATTGAATTAGACCAATCATTAGAATTGGGAGAATTTAGAGAATTGGATGAACAAGAAATTAATGACTTATTTGATGAGTTATGA
- a CDS encoding DUF6431 domain-containing protein, which translates to MIHVNSKNFNTTTTNIQQYFIDFYQSIPLEELTCPNCGARLIRYGTYSRTLKTNGKSNSIQIQRVCCTNIYCTCRHHALIPSVLLPGCQLLSKDIFAILHAYHTHSTYDTILSTNPLLDLRWIQHIIHRFINYCSIESISILSNNTFLENYYYHYSRGFMISPHYSYCFYTIPT; encoded by the coding sequence ATGATACATGTAAATTCAAAGAACTTCAATACTACTACTACAAATATTCAACAATATTTTATTGATTTCTATCAATCTATTCCTTTAGAAGAACTTACTTGTCCAAATTGTGGTGCTAGACTTATTCGTTATGGTACGTATTCACGTACTTTAAAAACAAATGGAAAATCTAATTCTATACAAATTCAAAGAGTATGTTGTACGAATATTTATTGTACTTGTCGTCATCATGCATTGATTCCTTCTGTATTACTTCCTGGTTGTCAATTACTATCAAAAGACATATTTGCGATTCTTCATGCTTATCATACACATAGTACTTATGATACTATTCTTTCTACCAATCCATTATTGGACTTACGTTGGATCCAACATATTATTCATCGCTTTATTAACTACTGTTCTATAGAAAGTATCTCGATACTTTCTAATAATACATTTCTTGAAAATTACTATTATCATTATTCTAGAGGATTTATGATAAGTCCTCATTATTCCTATTGTTTTTATACTATACCAACATAG
- a CDS encoding PTS sugar transporter subunit IIC: MREFIADTLLPKLGKISEHRFIKSIQQGAMGALTITMISSVVSIIKTPPFSASNTTNGILIAWSEFATAYATELTLFYNVTMGMIGIFVLFGVIYKMSSYYKMNPLNPTIMGTVSFLMLTVDFGTITDTSTASMSITYLGAQGMFSAFVIGIVVVELLNVLGQSKFKISMPPSVPAMVSDTFAALIPSTVVFVIFIGIRCVFNSLGFLFPAFVLQILSPFLQASDSLGAVILLYSFARILWWLGIHGTSIINSVVQPLIAYNIAANLEAYNLGLELPYTFTAVIPIFEIGTISTCIAILLVCKSERLKAVAKVGFVPSIFKISEPVIFGMPLVYNFKLFIPFFLTHVSGVATAYVFMSSGLINKAIFAFPFTLPGPINATLATLDWKAGALWMVLLVIQVLMYIPFLKSYDKDILLEESASGE; the protein is encoded by the coding sequence ATGAGAGAATTTATCGCAGACACATTACTCCCTAAATTAGGGAAAATCAGTGAACATCGATTTATTAAATCGATACAACAAGGGGCGATGGGAGCTTTAACGATAACAATGATTTCTAGTGTTGTTAGTATTATTAAAACACCGCCATTTAGTGCTTCAAATACGACAAATGGTATTTTAATAGCATGGTCAGAATTTGCAACTGCTTATGCGACAGAGTTAACATTGTTTTACAATGTAACAATGGGAATGATTGGAATATTTGTTTTATTTGGTGTAATTTATAAGATGTCATCATATTATAAAATGAATCCTTTAAATCCTACAATTATGGGCACTGTATCATTTTTGATGCTAACAGTGGATTTTGGAACGATAACAGATACCTCTACTGCTTCTATGTCTATTACATATTTAGGAGCTCAAGGGATGTTCTCTGCATTTGTTATAGGGATTGTAGTAGTGGAATTATTGAATGTTTTAGGTCAATCTAAATTTAAGATTAGTATGCCACCATCTGTTCCAGCTATGGTTTCAGATACATTTGCAGCATTAATTCCTTCAACTGTGGTATTCGTGATCTTTATAGGGATAAGATGTGTATTTAATTCATTAGGATTCTTATTTCCAGCTTTTGTATTACAAATATTATCACCATTCTTGCAAGCATCAGATTCATTAGGTGCAGTTATTCTTCTTTATTCTTTTGCAAGAATACTTTGGTGGTTAGGTATTCATGGAACTTCTATTATTAATTCTGTGGTTCAACCTTTAATTGCATATAATATTGCTGCAAATTTAGAAGCTTATAATTTAGGATTAGAGTTGCCATACACTTTTACTGCCGTAATTCCTATTTTTGAAATTGGAACAATCAGTACTTGTATTGCGATATTATTAGTTTGTAAAAGTGAAAGATTAAAAGCAGTTGCAAAAGTTGGTTTTGTTCCTAGTATCTTTAAAATTAGTGAACCTGTTATTTTCGGTATGCCTCTTGTGTACAACTTTAAATTATTTATTCCTTTCTTTTTGACACATGTTTCAGGGGTTGCGACAGCTTATGTATTTATGTCAAGCGGATTAATTAATAAAGCTATCTTTGCTTTTCCGTTTACATTACCAGGGCCAATTAACGCAACGCTAGCAACATTAGATTGGAAAGCAGGTGCATTATGGATGGTATTATTGGTAATTCAAGTGTTAATGTATATACCATTCTTGAAATCGTATGACAAAGATATATTGTTAGAAGAATCAGCAAGTGGTGAATAA
- a CDS encoding ISL3 family transposase, translating into MNDDTLTMSICRDDILQLFNLEAKRIDSFEIRPTLFNELEIHVKLSRCYQTCPCCHNKTNTVKDYVPKKITHSLLHSKPTYIFYNARRYRCKICGKSFYEENPFTHEKARISALTVYNVIEEFKSPRATFSDVAARYHISTTSVINLFDQHVSVARKTLPRYLCLDENYAFKYDKSNYCFVLVDLLTKDVVDILPSRKKLDLLRYFEAIPLEEREGVELVVSDCWKTYRDVAKKMLPNSKFVVDKYHILADLTKRVDRIRIDVMNENYVKISAKELDALPPDKKAEIIQKKHTYYVLKKFNWLIHTNHKKKKKRENGKIIEYYALDPNNEKKYNYALSKFLNFYDLYDLVYHCDPRLTEAVELKESLVRFYKQSTYKNAKHNLDEVIKEFEESTLPDMRKYASTLKEWKKGIIHSFIPIDSPVPRTATNAIIENRNKLIKDIKRGGNGFRCWPRFRNRILFALNSESTMHLNPIKKEKQQDT; encoded by the coding sequence ATGAATGATGATACTCTCACTATGTCCATTTGCCGTGATGACATCTTACAGTTATTCAATTTAGAAGCAAAACGTATTGATAGCTTTGAAATACGTCCTACTTTGTTTAATGAATTAGAAATTCATGTAAAACTAAGCCGATGTTATCAAACATGTCCATGTTGTCATAATAAGACCAATACTGTAAAAGACTATGTTCCTAAAAAAATCACACATTCCTTACTACACTCTAAACCGACCTATATCTTCTATAACGCTAGAAGATATCGTTGTAAAATATGTGGAAAATCATTCTATGAAGAAAATCCGTTCACCCATGAAAAAGCAAGAATTTCTGCCTTGACCGTATATAATGTCATTGAAGAATTCAAAAGTCCTAGAGCTACTTTTAGTGATGTTGCTGCACGTTATCATATTTCTACTACCTCCGTAATCAATTTGTTTGATCAACATGTTTCTGTAGCCAGAAAAACTCTTCCTAGATACTTGTGCCTGGACGAAAATTATGCGTTCAAATATGACAAGAGTAACTACTGTTTTGTCCTCGTTGATTTACTAACCAAGGATGTTGTTGATATATTACCTTCACGTAAAAAGTTAGATCTATTACGTTACTTTGAAGCTATCCCTTTAGAGGAAAGAGAAGGTGTTGAACTCGTTGTTTCTGACTGTTGGAAAACATATCGTGATGTAGCTAAAAAGATGTTACCCAATAGTAAGTTTGTAGTAGATAAGTATCATATTCTAGCCGATCTTACAAAACGTGTAGATCGTATACGTATTGATGTTATGAATGAAAACTATGTGAAGATTAGTGCAAAAGAATTAGACGCTCTACCGCCTGATAAGAAAGCAGAAATCATTCAAAAGAAACATACATACTATGTATTAAAGAAATTCAATTGGTTAATCCATACCAATCATAAGAAAAAGAAAAAAAGAGAAAATGGAAAGATAATTGAATACTATGCTTTAGACCCTAATAATGAAAAGAAATATAACTATGCATTAAGTAAGTTCCTTAACTTTTATGATTTATATGACCTTGTCTATCATTGTGATCCTAGATTAACAGAAGCAGTAGAACTAAAGGAATCTCTGGTTCGATTTTATAAGCAATCAACCTATAAGAATGCAAAACATAATCTAGATGAAGTGATTAAAGAATTTGAAGAAAGTACCCTCCCAGACATGAGAAAATATGCTTCTACATTAAAAGAATGGAAGAAAGGAATCATCCATTCATTTATACCTATAGATTCCCCTGTTCCTAGAACTGCAACCAATGCGATTATAGAAAATAGAAATAAACTAATCAAAGATATTAAACGTGGTGGTAACGGATTCCGTTGTTGGCCAAGATTCCGTAATCGTATACTCTTTGCCCTAAATAGCGAAAGCACCATGCATCTCAATCCAATAAAAAAAGAGAAACAACAAGATACCTAG
- a CDS encoding thioredoxin family protein, with translation MDKLIEILSLEQFENACKEKSVFLFTADWCPDCVFIKPFIGEIVEANKDYTFYMINRDNFIDLCKDLDVLGIPSFVAFDNGEVIGRFVSKLRKSREEIQAFIDTLG, from the coding sequence ATGGATAAATTAATAGAGATTTTAAGTTTAGAACAATTTGAAAATGCATGTAAAGAAAAGTCTGTTTTTCTTTTTACCGCTGATTGGTGTCCGGACTGTGTTTTTATTAAACCTTTTATTGGAGAAATAGTAGAAGCAAATAAAGACTATACTTTTTATATGATTAATAGAGATAACTTTATTGATTTATGTAAAGATTTAGATGTTTTAGGAATTCCTTCTTTTGTGGCATTTGATAATGGGGAAGTTATTGGAAGATTTGTTAGTAAGTTAAGAAAATCAAGAGAAGAAATACAAGCTTTTATAGATACGCTTGGGTAG